The segment AGCTGGAATAGCAGGAAGCATGTGAAAAGTAACCCCATCCCTAAACCAGGCCCTGGCATGTCTCAGTGGCAAGCCTCCCAAGATAGATAGCAAAGAAATAGGACCACCCGTAGGGTACCTACCTTCCAGTTGCCTAGACTCTGCTCTTTTTAGAACCCTGAGTTTCACACCAACTCTTTTTGgtttcctggacccaattcctgtatgtgtgtctgtctgtctgtctgactggatgtgtgtgtgtgtctggtttTCCCACACactacaccaagcaattctcaaatacCAGGATGcccaagaactcaactcaattctgatgctatctgcctggagacagcaccagattccccaggttaagtgTTCTGTCCTCCAAGACTGCCCTCCAGCCCCATTTCAGACGCAGGTCGCAAGCCCCAGGCACTTACCTGTGCATCTGACCAATAGGTTagagattggaggttccaacaacCTCCCCCTTAAATTTTATTACTCTGAGAGGGCGGCTCAGAATTCAGGAAAATACTATCCTCGATGGAGCTTGGTGGCACATGGAAGTGTCCTGGTTCCCCAAGTGTGGAAGCTCTCTCTTAGAGAGCAGCAGTGTGCAAAAGAGAGAGCAAAACACTCTTGTcgtgggtttttgtgagggcctcACTGCATAATCATGACTGACtacatcattggccattggctgattcaatcCCCCTACCTTGGGGGGTCCAGAAGCCTCCCATAACATACACTCCTTTCACTTCTATGGTGCTGAGGCATTTTTCGAAAACTGTGGATAAAGACCAGTACacctgagaaatatatatttggtcatctgaatgaccaaatatatatttcttataactcatgtTATCACAAGCCATGAGCCTTGTATGCCATTTCTAGTAGCATGTTACACTGAACAGTCAGTCACATGAGGTAACATGTGGGAATGAGGACTGCAGATGGAATTCAGAAACACAATTTAGTAACATGAGCCCAGATGTCCTATCTGTGCTCTGCAATTCCACCCCATTCCAATGGCCATTTACATGTACAGAGGGGACTGACTGGGGCTTTTATAATCCTGGCTAAACAAGAACATGACTGCTCACTTGGTGTCAAAACCCTCCCCAAATGCCAATGCAAATTACCTTTTTTACACCTAGCAAAAATCCAAGAGTTTGACAACATAATGTGTTGGGAAACAGACACCCTCACACATCACTGCTGGGAAGGCAAAATGGAACAGTCCTCGGGAGGGAAATTTGGCAGTATCTAGCAAAAGTATTTAAGTATTTTCCCTTTGACATAACAATCCCACCCCAAGAAATCTATCCCAAAGATAGAATATGACAAGGCTTAACCTGCTCATTGCAGCACTGTTTGTTACaccaaaagactagaaacaacctatgtgtccatcaggaAGGGACTGGTTCAGTAAACCTCAGCATATCCATGTAATGGAGCACTTGCCTCCGTAAAGGGAAGGAAGAAGCTCTCCCTGAATTACTGTGATAGATCTCTAGGATGTTCTATCAAGTTAAAGAAAGGTATGTAGTATGCTatcatttaagaaaagaaaaccatgactatttatatttatattttttaataaaagggtAAACCATAAAATAAAAGAGCTATATCAACCAATGGCAATGGATAAGGCTTGTTTGGATCCTGAtttaaacaaagaaattgaaaaaaaaattataagataaatgatattatgaaattatgaaatatttgatgatattaaggaattactatttttgttttttagttgtgATAATGGtgtataatttttctttaatgagtCTTCATCTTGGAGAGATACTTCTTGAAATGTTTCTAGGTGAAATGATATATGATGTCTGGTGTTTGcctcaaaataattttggaaatggggggtgggtggggataTTGCTGAAACAAGATTGGCTGTGGGTTAATAATTGTTGAAGATGGTGATGAATCTATGGGAGTTCAACATATAATTCTCCCTATGTTTATATAGGTTTAAAACTGTACATAATAAAATAGTTATGAGAGCAAAAATGagtgagaaagaagagagaaaaataggaaggaaggaaacgagggagggagggagggaggaaggaaggaaaccagaaaccccctcccacctcccacgcAGTATGTATCACAATCTGTAGAAATAACTGTTATGTATCAATGAAAGGCAGCTGACCCACTCTACAGAGCCATTTTCTAGACAGAAATAAATCCCAGGCTACTCCCCTTTAAGTGGGTTTAAGATTCTGGAGCTTGTAGACATGGTGCGTCATTTTCACATTTGCATATTCATGAATCCATCAAAGAACATCCTCCCTAGACCTTGGTGCTGCTCAGTCCCTGCGGCCTCTTGACAAGCTCACTTACTCGCCAACACCGTGGACACAAGAAGGCAGCTTTGTGGGGCCACTCTTAATCCTTTCAGACGTTAAGCTCACAGATGGCACTGCGACAGCGCAGACTGGAGCAGTGTCTGTTCTCTATTACGATCTATTTGCACACAGGAAAGGAGAAGATTCTACAAGTCTCCAAAATAAAATGAGCCCCTGAGAAGACAGGCAGACATGTGGTGTCAGATGAGGAAGGTTTTCTGTATATGCACCAGGCAGGAGTAGGAAACCGCCTGTCCCCTGCTAGGAGACTTGACTCTGGCTGAGGGACCCCAGGCAGAGAGGGCAGGATTAGGCTGGGGGGCACCCTCCTGCCCAGCCTCTTGTGAGGAGCGTCCTTTGGGGAGGGACGGAGCCTCGGGGTCTCTTCCCAGGCTCTCGGCTCCAAACCCACAGCCCTCAGGAAGCGATGCTGCCCCCACAATGCCTCAGACCAAGCATTCTGCCTCCACAGCCTTCACAAGCAGCCCCTGACTGGGCAAGCTCCAAGACTTCACAGTGACCTGGGGATAAGACTTCGCGCCTCACAGGGCCATCGGGAGGATCCTGGGCGATCAAGGAATCACAGGGTGGAGGTGGTTCCTGAGCTCTCACTTATGCCCACAGAGCAGACTGACCCGGTAGAACCCAGTTCCTCTGGGCTCCTcacccctgccccccagcccaTCCTGAGGCCCTGGGCTCTCTCctgtcctccctcccccaccccagggttGCTCAAGGTGCCTGTCAGTCCTGCGGTACACTCACAGCCTTAGGTGGTTCCCACGGGACTGGTCGCCCCTCTTTATGGTCTTGGGGGCTCTTAGGGCTTGGTCGTGGATCTCCAGGTGTCCCCTGCTCTTCTTTAAGGCAGGTGAATAAGCAAGCCCCAGTAGGCTGTCCTGGAGCCTTTTCACCCCTGTTCCCATCATTAACAAATCTGCCCCTTCCTGGGCACACTTTTGCTCTCCTACCGCCCTGCTCCCCACCTCTCTAATCCTGGCTGTCCTCAGTTCCAGTGAgagccctcctcctcctgggtgTCCTCACGAATTGCTGGTCCCACCCAGAtcccctctctcttctttctacACTGTGCTCAGTTACTCTTTGCTTTCCAGTCCCAGTGATATCACTGACAAGAAGGAGCTCCACACGCCACTGATTAACGGATTAAATCAGGCAAGGCAGAGGGGCTACGGGAGCATCACCGTGGTGACCCCTCACCCTCCACAGCACTGCCACAGAGCGCTCTTCACTCATCGCACTGGGGTGATTGTAGGGCCCCAGAATGGAGCACAGGCCagctcccttctctccctctccatttGTCTCCCTCCTAAGGCTGCTCTGGCTCAAACAGCAGCATGTCTGGAGCAGTACATACTTTGTGATTTCTTTAACCCTTATCTCCTTTGCTAAGAGGTAGTACCTAGATATGTAGACAGagtgtccccattttacaaatgcgGGAACTGAGGCAGAGAAGAGATAAGCAACCTACCCAAGATCACTCACTCGGCAGGACAGTGGCACAACCAGCTTCAAACCAAGCATTCTGCCTCTAAAGCCTGCCCTCACAAGCAGCTCCAGCTGCAGTTAAAGCACACCCAGCTGGAGCTATGCTTGCGGAGCCCTCCTGGGAGGAGTCCCAGTACTGATCTGTTGCGGAATTAGACAAAGGCAGAGAGAAACCAGACAAAACCAGGCTGAACCACATGGCCCAGCCATGCACCCAGCTGGCCAGCTCAGAAGAGTGAGGTCAGTGAGCAAGAGATGCCCAAAGTGGCCAGAGGAGGGAGAAGTAGCCAGACCTTGGTTCTTTGCAATGggcagggaggaccagagaggtgtgggggagtggggaggggggtggGCAAGGCCTCCACCTAGAGGGTGAAGACTGGCAGAGGGCCAGAACTGACTGGatccctgctgtgtgccaggtactgtgccagACATTTAGTATTAACCATTTCAGGAGACTTGGAACAAAGGGAgaaggttggggagggtgagaaATCCAGTTGTCTGAACTGGATGGTGTGGAGGAGCAGGGAGAGGCATTTAGACTAGTTGCGGGGGACCACGGGAGCGACATTTCACTGCTTAAGCCTTTGGCTGACGCTCTGTTCCAGGGAGTCAGGCTGACAAGGAAGCCCAGGCCTAAAGCTGCTGGCCCTGACCAGACGCCTCAGGGAACCCCAGCCCGGCCAGGACCCACCCATCCATCTGACTGAGCCACAGAACTTTCTTCTTGCACATTCAGGTTAGGCAGGGCCAAACAGGCTGCCCTGGCTGTTCCACTGAGATGAGCCCTGGGCTGGCTAGGGAGAGGCGCAGAGCCAGGGCCTGTGTGCTGGCCTGAGCAtcccagagccaggtgagaagaGATGGGAAATGGGTCTGTTGAGGGCTACAGCAGTCCGGAGCAGTGGCTCTCAGCTAGGGGTGATTTTGCTCCCAGGGGCATTTAGCAATGTCATGGAGACATCTTTGTGGGAGGTACCAACTGGAATCAACTGCGCAGAAGCAGGGATGCTAAATATCCTAGTATACATAGGACAGACACCCCCActtcccacaacaaagaattaatgTGACCCAAAATGGCAGAAGGGCTAAGACTGAGGAACCATTGAGCAAATGGGTAAAGGGGGTTGAAATCCAAGCCACTTCCTGGCATGAAGCCACCCCTGCCCTAAGTAAGAGGCATCTTTCCCTAACGCAGCCAGATGCAGTGTGCAAGCTTTGGGGAGGAGGCGGGGGTGGTAAGGGGGGGCCATGGTAGCACTAGAGGGGGATGAGAATGCACTTGCTGTCACCCAGGCTGTGATCTGTGCAAAAAGCAATTTAGAAGAGACATTAAGTCTTTAATAGAGGGTCAAAAAGTCAACCCACGTGATTATGTCATCTCCTTACTGGCAAAGACACAAGGTTTTAAGGCATGACGACATACCCACCAGGTAGCAAATGAGATGTGATCGAAGGTCTTCACTGCAGTACTGTTTCTAATAGTAAAGAATCGTAAGCAACATAAATGTTCATCAATGGGGGACAACGCTAGATAAACAATGGACTATCCTGCAAAAAAATGGGGATGCTTTCTATGTATAGGTGCCCAGGATACAGTAAGTGAAAAGAAGCAAAGTGCAGAACCCTGCGGAGTACTGTGCTGCCTGCTGTGCAAGGGGAGGGAAAACTCAATGGCATCTTGACAATGCCTTATATTTGCAGGAAGCAAGGGATCTAAAACATCGCTGCGCACCATAGCAATCCAGAGGCCCCATACTTATTTCAAACAAGAAGTTTGCTTTAATTGGGGTGGGGGGCGTGATGTGGAGAGCGCCTCACTTTTCTCGCCCGGAGTTGAACTGCCCAGCTTTCCCCGCCCGGGTGCCCACCGGCCAACAGGGCGTTAGACAAAGGCCTTTAAGTGGCCTCTTTCCCGGACCGCTCCAGCAACACCCGAGGAGACTGTTTCCCAGCCGCCGAGGGAGAAGTTCACGGCCTTTGAAGGAACCCCGCAGGAACCGAAGAGTTGGGGCCAGTAAAGCGCCCCACCCCCAGGCCATTTCCTCTTCCCTTTACGAGTGGCGACCTGAAGGCCTGCATGAAGGTGGCCGCGGGCCAGGAGCAGACCCGGCCCTCCAAGGTCCCCCGCCCCAGTCCCCGCTGGTGGGGGAGGAGCGACAGCCACAATGGATCCTCCCGCGGGCTTTGTGCGCGCCTGGAATCCAGCCGTCGCCGCCCCTACGAGCCCCCTGCCCGCGGCGGGCGCGCATTTCCGGGCCCCCCACCGCTCGGGTCGCCTCGGCCACCGCTGTCCCGGCAGAGCCAGGAGCTGCTCGCGCCAGCTGCGTGGCGGTCCGGCCCCAGGCGCTCCCCAAAATGCCGGTCGACTTCACCGGGTACTGGAAGATGCTGGCTAACGAGAATTTCGAGGAGTACCTGCGCGCGCTCGGTAAGGAGCCCTGCGGCCGGGGCGCCCCCTCCCCTGAGCCCCCCAAGCCTGGGCCCGTCGCCTCCGCCGGGACGAGCCGCCGACCGGGCACCCGGGCAGCAGAGAGCGCGGCCGCTAACGCGGCTGCCAGGGTGGCCAGCTGGCTGCGTGTGGACTGAGGAATGCGGGTTGTTAGGGTTCATTGGCGGTAGACCTCTGACTGTTGGCTCTAGACTTGGATCGTTTCACTAGGAAAGCAGGGGTAGGTTTGCtagtttttgcttttaaaaagctaGTAAGTGCAGAAAACTTtgttgcggggaaaaagaatgaaaaggagaaaaagaaaaggcagacaGCTGTATGGAGACACAGGACTAAGCGAGCAGGGAACCCCAGCACTTTTCCCGGGCAGGAGCTGGCTCCTGGGGCCCCGCAACCTTGGGAACAGCTGTCTGGATTTTCTTGCCAACTCTCTACCCGTCTCTGCCCCGCACCTATACAGATGTCAATGTGGCCTTGCGCAAAATCGCCAACTTGCTCAAGCCAGACAAAGAGATCGTGCAGGACGGCGACCATATGATCATCCGCACACTGAGCACTTTTAGGAACTACATCATGGACTTCCAGATTGGGGAGGAGTTTGAGGAGGATCTGACGGGCATAGATGACCGCAAGTGCATGGTGAGGATTTGCACATGTCAGGATATCTCCTGCCCAGGGGACCTGACCAAAGGCTGGGCTAGTTCCTCTGAGAGGCGAGTTAGGACCTTGTGCTCTGAGGGACTGAGATCTCACCCACAGCTTCTGGGGCAGGCAGCAGGGACTCACCAAGCATGCCCCTCTGTCCAAACCAGATGGTAATAGTTATGAAAGTTACAGTTTGTTGTGTCTCCATTGTGTGTCTGGGCACTGAGCCAGGTGCTTTATACAGCTGACTTCACTTAAGCCTTACAACAACCTTTGAGGGATGTATAAGAgcgcccattttacagatgaggacacagtCTCAAAGAGCTGAAGAACCACGCCCAGAGTAGCTGGGCTGGAAACGCAGGTAAATCtgttgactctgttttctggCTGTCTATGGGCTgttggaggaagggaagaaagaacaaaaaatacagGGAAACCTTCTGAAGCATAAACTTGCTACATGACCTAGCATGAAGCCATTCTGGGACACAGGGCACCCTGATCTCTACCAGAAGCCTTCCGACCTGCCCATCCTCCTCCCCAAACTGGGATTTGGCTCCTGGCCATCCCCTTCCCACCGTATCCTCCTGCTGCTGAGCTTGCTTTGAACCGTGAGGCCAACACCTACTTAGTAGGCTGGTACTGCTGCAGGCCAGGCCAGAGCAGGCAGCTGGGGAAGGCAGGGAGTATGCTATCCTCCCCCAGGGCGGGATGCTTGCAACCAGGAGACCCCAATTAGCGCAGCCCAGCAGACTGCAGAAGGTCAGCCCCAGGCCTCTATCAACATTCTCGGGTTGCTGGGAAGGCAGGGTAGCCCGGGCCTCCCTTTCTTAGCCTTGGGTCCAGAGCTAGTTCGTGTGCACCCCAGGGAGCCACCTTGCTTACTGATGAGGCTCTTGctctcctctcccccaccccatttaCTGAGGGTCTGCAATGTGTCCTTCAGCGATCCAGTTATTTCACACCTCAGCCCAGTGAGCAGCCATAGTCCACAATGACTGAGGCTCCCAGAGAGGAGACTTGTAAGAGATGAGATTTGGACTGTATGCCTTTGGACTTTGAGGCACGCTCTCTTGCCCCCAGCCAAGCTCCTCTCTGCTGGTAGCCttcacagaaaccacatggctgAGGAGTGTTAGGACTGGTTGAAGGAGGGCTGGTGTCTAGGGATAGAGAGCCCCAGGTGTGTATGGCTCATCCCCACATTGCTGACTCATCTGAAGGCGGTCAGGAGTTAGTATCTGAGTCTGCTCTTTGGAACGATGGCAGGAGAAGGGGTAGCCAGCGGGATGATGCCAGGAGAAGCGGTAGCTGGCACAGTGTCCTTGGAGAGGCCACTAGGGGGGAAAAAACACTATTGTCCTAGGAAAGTCTCAGGTTGTGCCCATAGAAGGCCCAAGGCCTCTTAGTCCTCAGAGAGGCTCACAGCGGGAAAGGAGACCTTCAGACGCGGTCTGCCTTGGTGAAGTGGGGGCCTGCTTTTCAGACCAGTGCCCAGGGTCCACTCCTTGACCCACTGCATGGAGCTGCACCATAAACAGTCCTTGTCCCCAGCTGACTTTCAAGGTCCTCACAAGAGCACATCTCTGTCTGGGTCACTGCAGCCTCCGGAATGTGCTGGCTTGTACTTGCTTGGCTAATTAGCTCCGCTCTTTCATTCCTGCCCTCATCTGTTATTGCATgagacatttattgaacacctagtaATACTAGCTAATACTCATCAAGTACTTACTGTGCACCAGGTACTGgtcacattttattttaactcGATCTTCTCTGCACTGTTttcaaccccattttacagataagaaaaccgaGGCAGGATTTCTTGTTgcatgaccttgggaaagttaagTAAGCAGCAGAGGAGGATTTGAATTTGGTCTGTCAGCTCCAGGGTCCCTGCCATCAGCCACTGCACTGGACCTTCCATTTTGCTCACATGCTGATCCCTGTACAGACACAGGGACAGAGGGGAGTGTGTCACAGTCCCTGATGTCCAGGAACTCACAGTCTAACAGAACACAGTGTGGCCAGTGGTGACAAAGGGAGCCCCCAGAGGGAGTCCCAGAAGTGGTCTGGAGCAGGTAACTTCCACACTTAATTGTAAAAGAAAAGGAGTCGCAGGGGGGTGGTTTGGACCCAAAGGGAAGGGCACATGGCTGTCTTTTCTTCCTGACCCAGCATTACACCAGTGGTAAGTGGACAGATCAGGGGGCCCCGCAGCTTGGCAACCTAGATGAAATTGAACTATGACTCACGGTCACCTTTGCTGTCCCAGGACTCAGGGCAGCCCCTCCAAGCAGATGGCACACACTCAGCTTGCTGTTGGGGGAATGGATGGCTCTGCTCCCTCTTCCTTTGCTCCCTGCATTGCACAGAAGCCCTTCTCTGGGCTGCCCAGCTCGATGGTGGGCTACAGCAAAGAGCATGGCTGGGGAAGCGTATAGGATAATAGAGTTAGAGAAACTATCCAGCCTAAGACATGTGAATGCAGGGAGAGCTGCACACCAAGTGGCCACACTGGCTGAAGTCACTAGGTGCCCCAGCAGTTGCCAAAGATGACTTTTGCCCCTGTCCCTTCTGTTCCATGTGCTCTGCATCCACCAGCCAGGGGCAGTGGCCAGGAGGAGGCCACTTTGTTCTCATCGTCAGGTTGGGTTCATTCTAACAGATTCTTCCCAGCAGATTATTCACAAGGGTCTCATTTCTCACCTGggatcattcattcatctgttttgtCCATTCCTTCCTTGGTCCTGCAAGCACTTTGTGGTGCTTTGCAGCCCCCGTGTTACTGGTGGATGGCACGGGATTCCTGTCCTCACAGGGTTCATGTAGGGGGGCAGGCAGAGCTGAGCAGCCATACTGTGCTAATGGGGAAGGACAGGCAGAAGGACCCCCCTCCTGGGCCTGGGAGGTCAGGAAGGCTTGTCTAAGCCTGAAGATAAACAGG is part of the Manis pentadactyla isolate mManPen7 chromosome 1, mManPen7.hap1, whole genome shotgun sequence genome and harbors:
- the RBP1 gene encoding LOW QUALITY PROTEIN: retinol-binding protein 1 (The sequence of the model RefSeq protein was modified relative to this genomic sequence to represent the inferred CDS: deleted 1 base in 1 codon), with the protein product MDPPAGFVRAWNPAVAAPTSPLPAAGAHFRAPHRSGRLGHRCPGRARSCSRQLVAVRPQALPKMPVDFTGYWKMLANENFEEYLRALDVNVALRKIANLLKPDKEIVQDGDHMIIRTLSTFRNYIMDFQIGEEFEEDLTGIDDRKCMTTVSWVGDKLECVQKGEKEGRGWTQWIEGDELHLEMRAQGVVCKQVFKKVH